TCGCCTAAGAAGACAGAGATGATTGCAGGGGGTGCCTCGTTGCCACCGAGTCGCAGGTCGTTGCCGGCAGAGGCAATTGATGCGCGAAGCATGTCAGCATGAAGATCAACAGCGCGTATCACGGCCGTTAAGAATGTCAGAAACTGAAGCTGGTCATGGGGTTCAGTACGTGGTTTGAGCAGGTTTTTACCAGTGTCAGTGGCAATAGCCCAATTGTTATGCTTTCCAGAGCCATTGACGCCCGCAAAGGGCTTTTCATGAAGTAAGCAAAGATAGCCGTGTTGGAGTGCAGTGCGTTCTAAAACCTGCATCAACAGCATCTGATGGTCTGCGGCCACATTGGCATTTTCAAAACTGGGAGCGACCTCGAATTGGCCGGGGGCGACTTCGTTATGCCGGGTTTTGACCGGGATTCCCAGTTGATAAAGCTTCTCTTCAGCATCAGCCATGAATGCCAGTACATGTTCTGGAATATGAGCGAAGTAGTGGTCATCGAGCTGGTGCCCTTTGGGTGCGGCAGCGCCAAGGAGCGTGCGCCCACAGATCACGAGGTCTGGTCGCATTGCTGCAAGCTCGGCATCCACCAGAAAATACTCTTGCTCACAACCAAGCGTGGTGATCACATTGCTCACGCCTTCGTCGCTCCCGAAGATCTTCAGTAGGCGCATGGCTTGTAAGTTGATGGCTTGAATCGATCGCAGCAGGGGTGTCTTTTCGTCCAGTGCCTCTCCAGTCCAGCTCACAAAGGCGGTTGGAATATAAAGGGTTGAATTGGTGTCGGTTTTTCGAATGAAGGCTGGGCTGGTCGCATCCCAGGCGGTATAGCCGCGTGCTTCGTAGGTATCTCTGATGCCTCCAGTTGGAAAAGAACTTGCATCTGGTTCGCCGCGAATCAACATATCGCCAGAGAATTCTGCAATGGCACCGCCACCAGCGCGAGGAGATAAGAACGCGTCATGTTTTTCTGCCGTCGCGCCGTTGAGTGGTTGGAACCAGTGGCAATAATGTGTACAGCCGTGTTCGAGGGCCCACTCTTTCATCGAGTCAGCAACCTGATTAGCAATGGCGGGATCCAGGGCAGTGCCATGTTCCATGGTGCGATTGAGCTTCTCGAATACTTTGGCGTCAAGGCACCGGAGCATGACATCGCCAGTAAAGGTAAGTACGCCGAATTGATCACCGAAATTTTCGAATGAAGTATGTCGATCAGTCATGGTTTGTTGGTT
This window of the Phycisphaerales bacterium genome carries:
- a CDS encoding glutamine synthetase III; this encodes MNQQTMTDRHTSFENFGDQFGVLTFTGDVMLRCLDAKVFEKLNRTMEHGTALDPAIANQVADSMKEWALEHGCTHYCHWFQPLNGATAEKHDAFLSPRAGGGAIAEFSGDMLIRGEPDASSFPTGGIRDTYEARGYTAWDATSPAFIRKTDTNSTLYIPTAFVSWTGEALDEKTPLLRSIQAINLQAMRLLKIFGSDEGVSNVITTLGCEQEYFLVDAELAAMRPDLVICGRTLLGAAAPKGHQLDDHYFAHIPEHVLAFMADAEEKLYQLGIPVKTRHNEVAPGQFEVAPSFENANVAADHQMLLMQVLERTALQHGYLCLLHEKPFAGVNGSGKHNNWAIATDTGKNLLKPRTEPHDQLQFLTFLTAVIRAVDLHADMLRASIASAGNDLRLGGNEAPPAIISVFLGEMLTTLLDELQAEKPLTMIGKGLLDLGPTTMPDLPRDSGDRNRTSPFAFTGNRFEFRAVGSSASVAWPNTILNTIIAESLDYMATELSNRVSENASKEELHKVALTLLREVLKKHRGVCFDGDNYSEKWHKEAAKRNLPILEGTADALPVIASKKSKDLFNKYEVLTPREVDARVNVLYERFCGIVNIEARTLLSMLRTMVIPTAVRQQAEIAEAVAACKAAGVDAAASSTALERITNRMSDLNTAIDELHKAEETEISSLDAYARHIHDVLLPAMEKARIISDSLEEIVSYDLWPLPTYAQMLLSPNA